A window from Streptomyces sp. NBC_00271 encodes these proteins:
- a CDS encoding glycoside hydrolase family 13 protein: protein MHNVGTHRQVQRVTLHTHRWWRDAVIYQVYVRSFLDSTGDGIGDLAGVRAGMPYLKKLGVDGIWLSPFYPSPQHDHGYDVADYCDVDPLFGDLAEFDLLMTDARRLGVKVLLDIVPNHCSSEHPWFRAALAAEPGSAARARFHFADGRGPDGAEPPNNWHAMFGGPAWSRVTEADGNPGQWYLHMFTSEQPDLNWRNPEVGAHFDHVLRFWLDRGVDGFRIDVAAGLFKHPDLPDSPDPEADARTRDSVNPLAWNRPEVHDVWRHWRSVCEEYTGRDGRDRLLVGEVSVPTAREHAQYVRPDELHQAFFFDLLSAPWNADAFRKVISEAMQDIAGTGSTVTWVLNNHDQVRTVTRYGELGTEGSGLGTARARAAALLMLALPGAAYIYQGEELGLPEVVDLPDDVLTDPIFRRTGSRARIRDGCRVPLPWSGHASPFGFTSGAESAKPWLPQPAYFAEYATDRALADTRSFWHLYRDGLQLRAGLPQLGEGALRWLQAPPGVLAFVRDDGLVCAVNFGTAPTPAPVSGTPLLSSGPCPAGVLPGSTAAWWISDCTNP from the coding sequence ATGCATAACGTAGGCACGCACAGACAGGTCCAACGGGTGACCCTCCACACGCACCGCTGGTGGCGCGACGCAGTGATCTACCAGGTGTACGTCCGCAGCTTCCTGGACAGCACCGGTGACGGCATCGGCGATCTCGCCGGGGTCCGCGCGGGCATGCCGTACCTCAAGAAGCTCGGTGTCGACGGCATCTGGCTGAGCCCCTTCTACCCCTCGCCGCAGCACGACCACGGCTACGACGTCGCCGACTACTGCGACGTGGACCCGCTCTTCGGCGACCTCGCCGAGTTCGACCTGCTGATGACCGACGCCCGCCGCCTCGGCGTCAAGGTGCTCCTGGACATCGTCCCCAACCACTGCTCCAGTGAGCACCCGTGGTTCCGTGCCGCGCTCGCGGCTGAGCCGGGCAGCGCGGCACGCGCCCGCTTCCACTTCGCCGACGGACGCGGCCCGGACGGCGCCGAGCCGCCCAACAACTGGCACGCCATGTTCGGCGGACCCGCCTGGTCCCGCGTCACCGAGGCGGACGGCAACCCCGGCCAGTGGTACCTGCACATGTTCACCTCCGAGCAGCCCGACCTGAACTGGCGCAACCCCGAGGTCGGCGCGCACTTCGACCACGTGCTGCGGTTCTGGCTCGACCGGGGCGTCGACGGCTTCCGCATCGACGTCGCGGCCGGCCTCTTCAAGCACCCCGACCTGCCGGACTCGCCCGACCCGGAGGCCGACGCCCGCACCCGCGACTCGGTCAACCCGCTCGCCTGGAACCGGCCCGAGGTGCACGACGTGTGGCGCCACTGGCGGTCCGTCTGCGAGGAGTACACCGGGCGCGACGGCCGCGACCGGCTGCTGGTCGGCGAGGTCTCGGTACCGACGGCCCGCGAACACGCCCAGTACGTACGCCCGGACGAGCTCCACCAGGCCTTCTTCTTCGACCTGCTCAGCGCGCCCTGGAACGCCGACGCCTTCCGCAAGGTCATCTCCGAGGCCATGCAGGACATAGCCGGCACCGGATCGACGGTCACCTGGGTCCTCAACAACCACGACCAGGTCCGCACCGTCACCCGCTACGGCGAGCTCGGCACCGAAGGCAGCGGCCTCGGTACGGCCCGCGCCCGCGCCGCCGCACTGCTGATGCTGGCGCTGCCCGGAGCCGCGTACATCTACCAGGGCGAGGAGCTCGGACTGCCCGAGGTCGTCGACCTGCCCGACGACGTGCTGACCGACCCGATCTTCCGCCGTACGGGAAGCCGCGCCCGTATCCGCGACGGCTGCCGGGTGCCGCTGCCCTGGTCCGGGCACGCCTCGCCGTTCGGCTTCACCTCGGGCGCCGAGAGCGCCAAGCCGTGGCTGCCGCAGCCCGCCTACTTCGCCGAGTACGCCACCGACCGCGCGCTCGCCGACACCCGCTCCTTCTGGCACCTCTACCGCGACGGGCTCCAGCTGCGCGCAGGACTCCCGCAGTTGGGCGAGGGCGCGCTGCGCTGGCTTCAGGCGCCGCCCGGCGTCCTCGCCTTCGTCCGCGACGACGGCCTGGTGTGCGCCGTCAACTTCGGTACGGCCCCCACGCCCGCGCCGGTCTCCGGCACCCCCTTGCTGTCCAGCGGCCCCTGCCCGGCCGGCGTGCTGCCCGGCTCCACGGCCGCCTGGTGGATCAGCGACTGCACGAATCCCTGA
- a CDS encoding PadR family transcriptional regulator yields MRLPLLALLARGPAHGYELKQDLEQLLGSAYPQPNVGQIYVTLGRLEKAGLIEGEEVEQSSRPNKKIYHLTDTGREALHAWYQETADEPRVRDEFFMKLALAPTTGLADQIALINKQRRQYLNTMRNLSKLAAAEDRDNRISQLLIEGAMLHLQADLDWLERCQEELEELE; encoded by the coding sequence GTGCGGCTGCCCCTCCTGGCCCTGCTGGCGCGAGGCCCGGCCCACGGGTACGAGCTCAAGCAGGACCTTGAGCAACTGCTGGGCTCCGCGTACCCTCAGCCCAACGTCGGCCAGATCTACGTCACGCTCGGCCGCCTCGAGAAGGCGGGACTGATCGAGGGCGAGGAAGTCGAGCAGTCGAGCCGGCCCAACAAGAAGATCTACCACCTCACCGACACCGGGCGCGAGGCGCTGCATGCCTGGTACCAGGAGACGGCGGACGAGCCTCGGGTACGGGACGAGTTCTTCATGAAACTCGCGCTCGCCCCCACGACCGGCCTGGCCGACCAGATCGCCCTGATCAACAAGCAGCGGCGGCAGTATCTGAACACCATGCGCAACCTGTCGAAGCTCGCCGCGGCCGAGGACCGGGACAACCGCATCTCCCAGCTGCTGATCGAGGGCGCCATGCTGCACCTGCAGGCCGATCTGGACTGGCTGGAGCGCTGCCAGGAGGAACTGGAGGAGCTGGAATGA
- a CDS encoding ABC transporter ATP-binding protein has translation MSHTAPVPRAEGQAPLLRAEGLVKTHHGEGAPAYAVRGVDLAVRQGEFVAVTGPSGAGKSTLLHLLGGLQRPDSGSVWLDAECTDAYSEARWAVERRRRIGIVFQFFNLVSNLSVADNVELPALLAGVSPKQARAERERLLSELGLAGKGRSMPGELSGGEQQRVALARALVNHPSLLLADEPAGSLDSKGTREVMRLLSGFHQRGQTIVLVTHDARLASAADRVISFFDGRIADDAELDGTPSRGAGISGVLELRD, from the coding sequence ATGAGCCACACCGCTCCTGTGCCGCGCGCCGAGGGTCAGGCTCCCTTGCTGCGCGCCGAGGGCCTGGTCAAGACCCACCACGGCGAGGGCGCCCCGGCGTACGCCGTACGTGGAGTGGATCTTGCCGTGCGCCAGGGCGAGTTCGTGGCCGTCACCGGCCCGTCCGGCGCCGGCAAGTCGACGCTGCTGCACCTCCTCGGCGGCCTCCAGCGGCCCGACTCCGGCAGCGTCTGGCTGGACGCCGAATGCACGGACGCCTACAGCGAGGCGCGCTGGGCGGTGGAGCGGCGACGGCGCATCGGCATCGTCTTCCAGTTCTTCAACCTGGTCTCCAACCTGTCGGTCGCCGACAACGTGGAGCTGCCCGCGCTGCTCGCCGGGGTCTCCCCCAAACAGGCGCGCGCCGAGCGCGAGCGGCTGCTGTCCGAGCTGGGCCTGGCGGGCAAGGGACGCAGCATGCCGGGTGAGCTGTCCGGCGGCGAACAGCAGCGCGTCGCCCTGGCCCGGGCGCTGGTCAACCATCCGTCCCTGCTGCTGGCCGACGAACCCGCGGGCAGCCTGGACAGCAAGGGCACCCGCGAGGTGATGCGGCTGCTGTCCGGCTTCCACCAGCGCGGTCAGACCATCGTGCTCGTCACCCACGACGCCCGGCTCGCCAGCGCCGCGGACCGCGTGATCAGCTTCTTCGACGGCCGCATCGCCGACGACGCGGAACTCGACGGCACGCCGTCACGCGGCGCCGGGATATCCGGCGTGCTGGAACTGAGGGACTGA
- a CDS encoding ABC transporter substrate-binding protein, producing MRWIRAAGRGLLVAAVVLTGYVASDTPADGAHGAGRGPLTLATAGDLTGYLGPLLEGWNRTHPGEKVTLVELPDSADETHAQMTTDLRGGGRSRFDVLNIDVAWTSEFAAAGWISPLDRGRFPLHSFLPPVVDTATYDGRLYAVPYVTNAGLLLYRKDVLAKEGVAPPRTWAELERQARTIAPKYGLDGYAGQFLPYEGLTVNAAEAVYSAGGTILGDEGERVTVNSEAAREGIGFLADGVRDGWIPKKALTYKEEESKQAFQDGHLLFLRNWPYAYVGASGKGSAVAGKVGAVPLPGPDGPGTSVLGGSNLAVNTHARHPDSAARLIAYLTTERAQRQVLTKGALPPVRAALYQDPELIREFPYLPTLRASVLAAAPRPKSPRYDQVSLVVQAVVHDAMTGHETPSAAVRRLARELAAISPR from the coding sequence ATGCGGTGGATACGTGCCGCCGGTAGGGGCCTCCTGGTCGCAGCGGTGGTCCTGACCGGTTACGTCGCCTCCGACACCCCCGCCGACGGGGCGCACGGCGCCGGTCGCGGCCCGCTCACCCTGGCGACCGCGGGGGACCTCACCGGCTATCTGGGGCCACTGCTCGAGGGGTGGAACCGTACCCACCCCGGCGAGAAGGTCACCCTCGTCGAACTCCCGGACTCCGCCGACGAGACGCACGCGCAGATGACGACCGACCTGCGCGGCGGTGGCAGAAGCCGCTTCGACGTCCTCAACATCGACGTCGCCTGGACCTCGGAGTTCGCCGCCGCGGGCTGGATCTCTCCGCTGGACCGCGGCCGCTTCCCGCTCCACAGCTTCCTGCCGCCGGTCGTGGACACGGCGACGTACGACGGAAGGCTGTACGCGGTCCCGTACGTCACCAACGCGGGACTCCTCCTGTACCGCAAGGACGTCCTCGCCAAAGAGGGCGTCGCGCCGCCGCGGACCTGGGCCGAGCTGGAGCGGCAGGCGAGGACCATCGCCCCGAAGTACGGACTCGACGGCTACGCCGGCCAGTTCCTGCCCTACGAGGGTCTCACCGTGAACGCGGCGGAGGCGGTCTACTCGGCGGGCGGAACGATCCTCGGCGACGAGGGCGAGCGCGTCACCGTGAACTCCGAGGCGGCCCGCGAGGGCATCGGGTTCCTCGCCGACGGCGTGCGCGACGGCTGGATTCCGAAGAAGGCGCTGACGTACAAGGAAGAGGAGTCCAAACAGGCCTTCCAGGACGGCCACCTCCTCTTTCTGCGCAACTGGCCCTACGCCTACGTCGGTGCTTCCGGCAAGGGATCGGCGGTCGCCGGGAAGGTCGGCGCAGTCCCCCTGCCCGGACCCGACGGACCGGGCACGAGCGTGCTGGGCGGCTCCAACCTGGCCGTCAACACCCATGCGCGGCACCCCGATTCGGCCGCGCGCCTGATCGCGTACCTCACGACCGAGCGGGCGCAGCGCCAGGTCCTCACCAAGGGTGCGCTGCCGCCCGTACGGGCGGCGCTGTACCAGGACCCGGAGCTGATCCGGGAGTTCCCCTATCTGCCCACGCTGCGCGCCAGCGTCCTCGCGGCAGCCCCACGCCCCAAGAGCCCGCGCTACGACCAGGTCAGCCTGGTCGTGCAGGCCGTGGTCCACGATGCGATGACGGGGCACGAGACGCCGTCCGCTGCGGTACGGCGGCTGGCGCGCGAGCTGGCGGCCATCTCGCCCCGGTAG